In the genome of Ornithodoros turicata isolate Travis unplaced genomic scaffold, ASM3712646v1 Chromosome29, whole genome shotgun sequence, the window GCGACGTGGGTGTAGGTGTCCGTGGTGGGGCGTCGGAGACGTCTTTCGGAGCTGAGGAGGCCGCAATGGTAGGGCATTCGACGAAGGCAGGCTTGACTCGATCAGCGGATACGGTTTCAGGCTTTCCACGGATGGAAATGCGGAAAGTCTTCTCGCCCCTGCTGAGGATGGTGTGTGGCCCTGAATATGGAGGCGTGAGCGCCCGACGGACGGCGTCTGTGCGGAGAAAGACGTGTGTCGCTGTTGCGAGCTCCTGCGGGACGTGGACCTTGCGGGAGGAGTCCGTACGGGTGGGGGTCGGCCGAAGGGAGGCGAAGAAACGTTGGAGGTGCTGGAGATACTCCGCGGGGGCGGGCGGGTG includes:
- the LOC135373663 gene encoding uncharacterized protein LOC135373663 gives rise to the protein MAREDRDHWVNHLPLVLLGIRAALKPDLGCSSAELVYGSALRLPADFFVPPQHPPAPAEYLQHLQRFFASLRPTPTRTDSSRKVHVPQELATATHVFLRTDAVRRALTPPYSGPHTILSRGEKTFRISIRGKPETVSADRVKPAFVECPTIAASSAPKDVSDAPPRTPTPTSPPSTFAPPDPLLNGCTGRTALVCL